The Streptomyces cynarae genome contains a region encoding:
- a CDS encoding pentapeptide repeat-containing protein yields MTEGAGIRVDYVPDGLTATEAGMWQAFRNGSDYDLRDGDPAVDDPHGEGTWGPERSVRARIVAWLLLDGPPALAGRVSSLKLTGILITDTLDLAGGTVVPYVELNGCRFEKEVLLPEARFTTVRFVDCSVPRLEAARVHTEGDLHLARCRFQGGVRLTDAHIGTDLMLNQAVVHRDRRGRSISADGLTVGQDLQADMLESHGELSMRGAKVGVSLSLRGARLTNPYTRLALNAPQLTVERTLYLTPAGVGNPLQSSGITPARGTRVQRFECRGGIRLDDGRFGDAVDLDRAHFVLDDDQELSLRRVQTPELRFLGDRPGRGKVILSGARIVNLVDRWTSWPGLGDLHMGGFAYENLVPQDAFPLARRLEWVAAATAEYNPEPYERLAAVLRNSGEDEDAREVLLAKQRRRRETLPLAAKLWGYVQDWTVAYGYRPGRAAVWMAVLWAAASIAFSHASHPPVNKDGHPAWNPSLFALDLLLPVIDLGQAGQWRLNGAWQWLSTAVILLGWILATTVAAGATRLLRRS; encoded by the coding sequence GTGACCGAGGGTGCCGGCATCCGTGTCGACTACGTGCCGGACGGACTGACCGCCACGGAGGCCGGAATGTGGCAGGCCTTCCGCAACGGCAGCGATTACGACCTGCGCGACGGGGACCCCGCCGTGGACGATCCGCACGGCGAGGGGACCTGGGGGCCCGAGCGCAGCGTGCGGGCCCGGATCGTGGCCTGGCTGCTCCTCGACGGCCCTCCCGCGCTCGCGGGACGGGTCTCGTCCCTGAAGCTGACCGGCATCCTGATCACGGACACCCTGGATCTCGCGGGCGGCACGGTCGTGCCGTACGTCGAGCTGAACGGCTGCCGGTTCGAGAAGGAGGTCCTGCTGCCGGAGGCCCGTTTCACGACCGTACGGTTCGTGGACTGCTCGGTGCCGCGTCTCGAGGCGGCGCGTGTGCACACGGAGGGCGACCTGCATCTGGCGCGCTGCCGGTTCCAGGGCGGGGTACGGCTCACGGACGCGCACATCGGCACCGACCTGATGCTCAACCAGGCCGTCGTCCACCGCGACCGGCGCGGCCGCTCGATCTCCGCGGACGGGCTGACCGTCGGCCAGGATCTGCAGGCCGACATGCTGGAGTCGCACGGGGAGCTGAGCATGCGCGGCGCCAAGGTCGGCGTGTCGCTGAGCCTGCGCGGCGCCCGCCTGACCAACCCGTACACCCGGCTGGCCCTGAACGCCCCGCAGCTGACGGTCGAGCGCACCCTGTACCTGACTCCGGCGGGCGTCGGCAATCCGCTGCAGAGCAGTGGCATCACGCCCGCGCGCGGCACCCGGGTGCAGCGCTTCGAGTGCCGGGGCGGGATCCGGCTGGACGACGGGCGGTTCGGGGACGCAGTCGACCTGGACCGGGCCCACTTCGTCCTCGACGACGACCAGGAGCTGTCGCTGCGCCGCGTCCAGACGCCCGAGCTGCGCTTCCTGGGCGACCGGCCCGGGCGGGGCAAGGTGATCCTTTCGGGCGCCCGGATCGTGAACCTGGTGGACCGGTGGACCAGCTGGCCCGGCCTCGGTGATCTCCACATGGGCGGTTTCGCCTACGAGAACCTCGTGCCGCAGGACGCCTTCCCGCTCGCCCGGCGTCTGGAGTGGGTGGCGGCGGCGACCGCCGAGTACAACCCGGAGCCGTACGAACGGCTCGCGGCCGTGCTGCGAAACTCCGGCGAGGACGAGGACGCGCGTGAGGTTCTGCTCGCCAAGCAGCGGCGCCGCCGCGAGACACTCCCGCTCGCGGCCAAGCTGTGGGGATACGTACAGGACTGGACGGTCGCCTACGGGTACCGGCCCGGCCGCGCCGCGGTGTGGATGGCGGTGCTGTGGGCGGCGGCGTCGATCGCGTTCTCACACGCGAGCCATCCGCCGGTCAACAAGGACGGGCATCCGGCGTGGAACCCCTCCCTGTTCGCCCTGGACCTGCTGCTGCCGGTCATCGATCTCGGCCAGGCGGGCCAGTGGCGGCTGAACGGGGCCTGGCAGTGGCTGTCGACGGCGGTGATCCTGCTCGGCTGGATACTGGCCACGACGGTCGCCGCGGGGGCGACGAGGCTCTTGCGGCGCAGTTGA
- a CDS encoding LON peptidase substrate-binding domain-containing protein produces the protein MTTVRLPLFPLNSVLFPGLVLPLNIFEERYRALMRDLLKIPEDEPRRFAVVAIRDGHEVAPSAPGMPDPTALPERGPAAGFGSEPSKAFHAVGCIADAATIRERADGSFEVLATGTTRVRVLSVDTSGPYLTAELEELPEEQGDEAGALAEGVLRAFRQYQKRLAGARERSLSAGTDLPDEPAVVSYLVAAAVMLDTPTKQRLLQAPDTASRLRDELKLLRSETAIIRNLPSLPATELTRTPTSLN, from the coding sequence GTGACCACCGTCCGGCTCCCGCTCTTCCCGCTGAACTCGGTGCTGTTCCCGGGGCTCGTGCTCCCGCTGAACATCTTCGAGGAGCGCTATCGCGCCCTGATGCGCGACCTGTTGAAGATCCCCGAGGACGAACCGCGCCGGTTCGCCGTCGTCGCCATCCGCGACGGCCACGAGGTGGCGCCGAGCGCGCCGGGCATGCCGGATCCCACGGCGCTGCCCGAGCGCGGGCCCGCGGCCGGCTTCGGGTCCGAACCGTCCAAGGCGTTCCACGCGGTGGGCTGTATCGCGGACGCGGCGACGATCCGGGAGCGGGCCGACGGCTCGTTCGAGGTCCTGGCGACGGGCACGACCCGCGTCCGTGTGCTCTCGGTCGACACCTCCGGCCCGTATCTGACGGCCGAGCTGGAGGAGCTGCCGGAGGAACAGGGCGACGAGGCGGGCGCGCTGGCCGAGGGGGTGCTGCGGGCGTTCCGGCAGTACCAGAAGCGGCTGGCGGGCGCGCGGGAGAGGTCCCTGTCGGCGGGTACCGACCTCCCGGACGAACCGGCAGTGGTGTCGTACCTGGTGGCGGCCGCGGTGATGCTGGACACGCCGACGAAGCAGCGGCTGCTCCAGGCGCCCGACACCGCCTCCCGCCTGCGCGACGAGCTGAAACTGCTTCGCTCGGAGACGGCGATCATCCGTAACCTGCCGTCGTTGCCGGCGACGGAGCTGACGCGGACGCCGACGAGTCTGAACTGA
- the ybaK gene encoding Cys-tRNA(Pro) deacylase has product MAKKSKKQQQQPGGTPATVALTAAGVEFTVHAYDHDPSHPSYGEEAAEAMGVSPDRVFKTLVADVDGTLVVGVVPVAGSLDLKALATAVGGKRAAMADPVLAERTTGYVRGGISPLGQRRKLRTVLDESASSHTTICVSAGRRGLEVELSPEDLAKLTEATLAPIARA; this is encoded by the coding sequence ATGGCGAAGAAGTCGAAGAAGCAGCAGCAGCAGCCCGGAGGGACACCGGCGACGGTGGCCCTGACGGCGGCCGGAGTGGAGTTCACGGTCCACGCCTACGACCACGACCCGTCCCACCCGTCCTACGGCGAGGAGGCGGCCGAGGCGATGGGGGTCTCCCCCGACCGGGTGTTCAAGACGCTGGTGGCCGACGTGGACGGGACGCTCGTGGTCGGGGTGGTCCCGGTGGCGGGTTCGCTGGACCTGAAGGCGCTGGCCACGGCGGTGGGCGGCAAGCGGGCGGCGATGGCGGACCCGGTGCTCGCGGAGCGTACGACGGGCTACGTGCGCGGCGGCATCTCGCCTCTCGGCCAGCGCAGGAAGCTCCGCACGGTGCTGGACGAGTCGGCCTCCTCGCACACCACGATCTGCGTGTCCGCCGGCCGCCGGGGCCTGGAGGTGGAGCTGTCCCCCGAGGACCTGGCCAAGCTCACGGAGGCGACGCTGGCACCGATCGCCCGTGCCTGA
- a CDS encoding AAA family ATPase: MTAPLTPPPPPHEQSPHSSHEAWHAVSEPVGIGPAPHGATAVYGTDGPGMKTEVREAALITVGVALAGALLGVLWWWLAPHVPLVGDRVDNNWVVYLKDTEGEQAIGVDGTFTLLAAGFGVLSALVVFLVRKRGGVPLVVALCVGGLLGSLLAWRLGVWLGPQHNVIAHARAVGKGVTFSAPLKLGAKGALLAWSVAALVVHLGLTALFAPRDPDPYGAAAPQA, encoded by the coding sequence GTGACCGCTCCGTTGACTCCGCCTCCGCCGCCGCACGAACAGTCCCCGCACTCTTCGCACGAGGCGTGGCACGCCGTGTCCGAGCCTGTGGGGATCGGGCCGGCACCGCACGGTGCCACGGCCGTCTACGGGACGGACGGACCCGGTATGAAGACCGAGGTGCGCGAGGCGGCCCTGATCACGGTGGGCGTCGCGCTCGCCGGGGCGCTGCTCGGGGTGCTGTGGTGGTGGTTGGCGCCGCATGTGCCGCTGGTGGGGGACCGGGTCGACAACAACTGGGTCGTCTATCTGAAGGACACCGAGGGCGAGCAGGCGATCGGGGTGGACGGGACGTTCACGCTGCTCGCGGCCGGCTTCGGTGTGCTCAGCGCGCTGGTCGTCTTCCTGGTGCGCAAGCGGGGCGGGGTGCCGCTGGTGGTGGCGCTCTGTGTGGGCGGACTGCTCGGATCGCTGCTCGCCTGGCGGTTGGGGGTCTGGCTGGGGCCCCAGCACAACGTCATCGCGCACGCCAGGGCCGTGGGCAAGGGAGTGACGTTCTCCGCGCCACTGAAGCTGGGGGCCAAGGGCGCGCTGCTGGCGTGGTCGGTGGCTGCGCTGGTGGTGCACCTGGGGCTGACGGCTCTGTTCGCTCCACGGGATCCCGATCCGTACGGGGCGGCTGCGCCGCAGGCGTAG
- a CDS encoding ABC transporter permease translates to MSVVPAGVLPGARATDDGAVDGAALGPRARLWPSMAAVYRAQLSRARVARIPLLFVATFQSIGIMIMMRGVVSGGGSDAWSVVAGSSVLVVAYVGLNLLAQYFGQLRGSGGLDHYATLPVPAAAVVLGAAAAYASFTVPGTLVTAVFGCVLFGLPLAHLWVLAAVIPLAGAALSGLGAALGLLAPRPELATLLGQLGMSAALLLGVLPAHRMPEAIQVARDLLPSTYGVEAFARTFGGHPDWAFVLGDLGVCAAVGVASLALATWAYRRAAVR, encoded by the coding sequence GTGAGTGTCGTACCCGCCGGGGTTCTGCCCGGCGCCCGGGCGACGGACGACGGTGCCGTGGACGGCGCCGCCCTCGGGCCGCGGGCGCGGCTGTGGCCGTCCATGGCCGCCGTGTACCGGGCCCAGCTGTCCAGGGCGCGGGTCGCGCGGATCCCGCTGCTGTTCGTGGCGACCTTCCAGTCGATCGGCATCATGATCATGATGCGCGGGGTGGTGAGCGGCGGCGGGAGCGACGCGTGGTCCGTGGTCGCCGGATCGTCCGTGCTCGTGGTCGCGTACGTCGGTCTGAACCTGCTCGCCCAGTACTTCGGCCAGCTGCGCGGCAGCGGCGGGCTCGACCACTACGCCACGCTGCCGGTGCCGGCCGCGGCGGTGGTTCTCGGCGCCGCGGCGGCGTATGCCTCCTTCACCGTGCCCGGGACCCTGGTGACCGCAGTCTTCGGGTGCGTGCTGTTCGGGCTGCCGCTCGCCCACCTGTGGGTTCTCGCGGCGGTGATCCCGCTGGCCGGCGCCGCGCTGTCCGGGCTCGGCGCCGCACTGGGACTGCTTGCGCCGCGGCCCGAACTGGCCACGCTGCTCGGGCAGTTGGGCATGTCGGCGGCGCTGTTGCTGGGCGTGCTGCCGGCGCACCGGATGCCGGAGGCCATTCAGGTCGCGCGTGACCTGCTGCCGTCCACGTACGGGGTGGAGGCGTTTGCGCGGACCTTCGGCGGGCATCCGGACTGGGCGTTCGTCCTCGGCGACCTGGGCGTGTGCGCCGCCGTCGGGGTGGCCTCGCTGGCCCTGGCGACCTGGGCGTACCGCCGGGCGGCCGTCCGGTGA
- a CDS encoding ABC transporter ATP-binding protein, with protein MCAVRGLTKTYPAVRGRRGTPGAPEVRATDDVRLDIRRGEIFGLLGPNGAGKSTLLRQLTGLMRPDSGSVEILGHDIVRHPERAARILAYLGQESTALDELTVSLAAETTGRLRGLDLRHAREERDAVLDELGLAPIASRPLKKLSGGQRRLACFAAALMGERPLLVLDEPTTGMDPVARRAVWAAVDRRRAELGTTVLLVTHNVIEAETVLDRVAVLDRGRIIACDTPAGLKERVAGEVRVELVWRERAPLEVPEVAALRTRAVESGRRWSLRMAPEEARAAVATVTGGAAFAALDDFTLATPSLEDVYLTLGGSGQGLVKA; from the coding sequence GTGTGCGCCGTGCGCGGGCTGACCAAAACCTATCCGGCGGTACGGGGGCGACGCGGCACGCCCGGGGCCCCCGAGGTGCGGGCCACCGACGACGTACGGCTGGACATCCGGCGCGGCGAGATCTTCGGACTGCTCGGACCGAACGGCGCCGGTAAGTCCACCCTCCTACGCCAGTTGACCGGACTGATGCGGCCCGACAGCGGCAGCGTGGAGATCCTCGGGCACGACATCGTGCGCCACCCCGAGCGGGCCGCCCGTATCCTCGCCTACCTCGGCCAGGAGTCCACCGCCCTCGACGAGCTGACCGTCTCGCTCGCCGCCGAGACCACCGGACGGCTGCGCGGGCTCGACCTGCGGCACGCCCGCGAGGAGCGGGACGCCGTCCTCGACGAACTCGGGCTCGCACCGATCGCCTCCAGGCCGCTGAAGAAGCTCTCCGGCGGCCAGCGCCGACTCGCCTGCTTCGCCGCCGCACTGATGGGGGAGCGACCGCTGCTGGTGCTCGACGAGCCGACCACCGGCATGGACCCGGTCGCCCGCCGCGCGGTGTGGGCCGCCGTGGACCGGCGGCGGGCCGAGCTCGGGACGACCGTCCTGCTGGTCACCCACAACGTCATCGAGGCGGAGACCGTCCTCGACCGGGTCGCGGTCCTCGACCGGGGCAGGATCATCGCCTGCGACACCCCCGCCGGGCTCAAGGAGCGCGTCGCCGGGGAGGTCCGCGTCGAACTCGTGTGGCGCGAGCGGGCGCCCCTGGAGGTGCCCGAGGTCGCCGCGCTGCGCACCCGCGCCGTGGAGTCCGGGCGCCGCTGGTCGCTGCGGATGGCCCCCGAGGAGGCGCGCGCGGCCGTCGCCACCGTCACCGGGGGCGCCGCCTTCGCCGCCCTCGACGACTTCACACTGGCCACGCCCAGCCTGGAGGACGTCTATCTGACGCTCGGCGGCAGCGGTCAGGGGCTGGTGAAGGCATGA
- a CDS encoding NYN domain-containing protein yields the protein MDRCIVLVDAGYLLGAAASLLAGEPSRSRITVDHAALIQGLRERAEADTGRPLLRIYWFDGAPDRVPQPEHRRLRVMPRVTVRLGALTRSDGRWAQKGVDAAMHAELTELARNRACSDVVLVTGDGDLLPGMMAAKEHGVAVHLWAVQAADGDYNQSEDLVAEADERRVLDRAWITQAVRPKELGGVCAPPPAPRPEIAAILSAPLPESALTAATERPAAEPEHVQTAASQNGAQERVPVAKGVPTPKDLAALRAPQTAQQPAGATLRWSSDKGWVDRPVAAESPEVASLPTLAQLTTAEQRWADREEDITTVGGDPYEVGQVFARRWISRLADPSHLQKLSSMYPRVPHRIDGELLRYAARFGLLAHKDDQIDEHDRYAIRAGFWREIDQRTAASAPAGE from the coding sequence GTGGACCGCTGCATCGTCCTGGTGGACGCCGGGTATCTGCTCGGGGCTGCCGCCAGCCTCCTCGCCGGGGAACCCTCGAGGTCCCGGATCACCGTCGACCACGCCGCCCTCATCCAGGGACTGCGGGAGCGCGCAGAGGCAGACACCGGGCGGCCACTGCTGCGCATCTACTGGTTCGACGGCGCTCCCGACCGCGTACCGCAGCCGGAGCACCGCCGGCTGCGCGTGATGCCCCGGGTGACCGTGCGCCTCGGCGCGCTGACCCGCAGCGACGGGCGGTGGGCGCAGAAGGGCGTCGACGCGGCGATGCACGCCGAGCTGACCGAGCTGGCCCGCAACCGCGCGTGCTCGGACGTCGTGCTCGTCACCGGTGACGGGGACCTGCTGCCGGGCATGATGGCCGCCAAGGAGCACGGCGTCGCCGTGCACCTGTGGGCCGTGCAGGCCGCGGACGGCGACTACAACCAGTCCGAGGACCTGGTCGCCGAGGCCGACGAGCGACGCGTGCTCGACCGGGCGTGGATCACCCAGGCCGTGCGGCCCAAGGAACTGGGCGGGGTGTGCGCGCCGCCGCCCGCGCCCCGGCCGGAGATCGCCGCGATCCTGTCGGCGCCGCTGCCCGAGTCGGCGCTCACGGCCGCCACGGAGAGGCCCGCCGCCGAGCCGGAACACGTCCAGACGGCCGCGTCGCAGAACGGCGCCCAGGAGCGGGTGCCGGTCGCCAAGGGCGTACCGACCCCGAAGGACCTCGCGGCGCTGCGGGCGCCGCAGACCGCGCAGCAGCCCGCCGGGGCGACGCTTCGCTGGTCGTCCGACAAGGGCTGGGTGGACCGCCCCGTCGCGGCCGAGTCGCCCGAGGTCGCCTCGCTGCCGACGCTGGCGCAGCTGACGACCGCGGAGCAGCGGTGGGCCGACCGGGAGGAGGACATCACCACGGTCGGCGGCGACCCCTACGAGGTGGGGCAGGTCTTCGCCCGGCGGTGGATCTCCCGCCTCGCCGACCCCTCCCACCTGCAGAAGCTGTCGAGCATGTACCCGCGGGTGCCGCACCGCATCGACGGTGAGCTGCTGCGGTACGCGGCCCGCTTCGGCCTCCTCGCCCACAAGGACGACCAGATCGACGAGCACGACCGGTACGCGATCCGGGCGGGTTTCTGGCGGGAGATCGACCAGCGCACGGCGGCTTCGGCGCCCGCCGGCGAATGA
- the dnaE gene encoding DNA polymerase III subunit alpha, which translates to MSKPPFTHLHVHTQYSLLDGAARLKDMFNACNEMGMTHIAMSDHGNLHGAYDFFHSAKKAGITPIIGIEAYVAPESRRNKRKILWGQPHQKRDDVSGSGGYTHKTMWAVNRTGLHNLFRLSSDAYAEGWLQKWPRMDKETIAQWSEGIVASTGCPSGEVQTRLRLGHFDEALKAAAEYQDIFGKDKYFLELMDHGIEIERRVRDGLLEIGRKLGIPPLVTNDSHYTYAHEASAHDALLCIQTGKNLSDPDRFKFDGTGYYLKSTEEMYAIDSSDAWQEGCENTRLIAEMVDTEGMFVKRDLMPKFDIPEGYTEVTWFQEEVRRGMERRFPGGIPEDRMKQAEYEMDVIIQMGFPGYFLVVADFIMWAKKNGIAVGPGRGSAAGSIVAYALGITDLDPIPHGLIFERFLNPERISMPDVDIDFDERRRVEVIRYVTEKYGADKVAMIGTYGTIKAKNAIKDSARVLGYPYAMGDRITKAMPADVLGKGIPLSGITDPSHPRYSEAGEVRGMYENEPDVKKVIDTARGVEGLVRQMGVHAAGVIMSSETITEHVPVWVRHTDGVTITQWDYPSCESLGLLKMDFLGLRNLTIMDDAVKMVKANKGIDIDLLSLPLDDPTTFELLQRGDTLGVFQFDGGPMRSLLRLMKPDNFEDISAVSALYRPGPMGMNSHTNYALRKNGQQEITPIHPELEAPLKEVLDVTYGLIVYQEQVQKAAQIIAGYSLGEADILRRVMGKKKPEELEKNFVIFQSGARKNGYSDEAIQALWDVLVPFAGYAFNKAHSAAYGLVSYWTAYLKANHPAEYMAALLTSVKDDKDKSAVYLNECRRMGIRVLPPNVNESESNFAAQGDDVILFGLSAVRNVGSNVVESIIRCRKAKGKYASFPDYLDKVEAVVCNKRTTESLIKAGAFDSLGHTRKGLMAQYEPMIDNVVAVKRKEAEGQFDLFGGMEEESSEPGFGLDVTFTDEEWDKTYLLAQEREMLGLYVSDHPLFGLEHVLSDKADAGIAQLTGGEHADGAVVTIGGIISGLQRKMTKQGNAWAIATVEDLAGSIECMFFPATYQLVSTQLVEDAVVFVKGRLDKREDVPRLVAMELMVPDLSNAGTNAPVVLTIPAVKVTPPMVSRLGEILSQHKGDSEVRIKLQGPRKTTVLRLDRHRVKPDPALYGDLKVLLGPSCLAG; encoded by the coding sequence GTGTCAAAGCCGCCGTTCACGCACCTGCACGTCCACACCCAGTACTCGCTGCTGGACGGTGCCGCGCGGCTGAAGGACATGTTCAACGCGTGCAACGAGATGGGCATGACCCACATCGCCATGTCCGACCACGGCAACCTCCACGGGGCGTACGACTTCTTCCACTCCGCGAAGAAGGCCGGAATCACCCCCATCATCGGCATCGAGGCGTACGTCGCCCCCGAGTCCCGGCGCAACAAGCGCAAGATCCTCTGGGGCCAGCCGCACCAGAAGAGGGACGACGTCTCGGGTTCCGGTGGTTACACCCACAAGACCATGTGGGCGGTGAACAGGACCGGCCTGCACAACCTCTTCCGCCTGTCCTCCGACGCGTACGCCGAGGGCTGGCTGCAGAAGTGGCCCCGCATGGACAAGGAGACCATCGCCCAGTGGTCCGAGGGGATCGTGGCCTCCACCGGATGCCCCTCCGGCGAGGTGCAGACCCGGCTGCGCCTCGGCCACTTCGACGAGGCCCTGAAGGCGGCCGCCGAGTACCAGGACATCTTCGGCAAGGACAAGTACTTCCTGGAGCTGATGGACCACGGCATCGAGATCGAGCGCCGGGTCCGCGACGGCCTGCTCGAGATCGGCAGGAAGCTCGGCATCCCGCCGCTGGTCACCAACGACTCGCACTACACGTACGCGCACGAGGCGTCCGCACACGACGCCCTGCTGTGCATCCAGACCGGCAAGAACCTCTCCGACCCGGACCGCTTCAAGTTCGACGGCACGGGCTACTACCTGAAGTCCACGGAGGAGATGTACGCCATCGACTCCTCGGACGCCTGGCAGGAGGGCTGTGAGAACACCCGGCTGATCGCGGAGATGGTCGACACCGAGGGCATGTTCGTCAAGCGCGACCTCATGCCCAAGTTCGACATCCCCGAGGGCTACACCGAGGTCACCTGGTTCCAGGAGGAGGTCCGCCGCGGCATGGAGCGCCGCTTCCCGGGCGGCATCCCCGAGGACCGCATGAAGCAGGCCGAGTACGAGATGGACGTCATCATCCAGATGGGGTTCCCGGGCTACTTCCTCGTGGTCGCCGACTTCATCATGTGGGCCAAGAAGAACGGCATCGCGGTGGGCCCCGGCCGCGGCTCGGCCGCAGGCTCGATCGTCGCCTACGCCCTCGGCATCACCGACCTCGACCCGATCCCGCACGGCCTGATCTTCGAGCGGTTCCTCAACCCCGAGCGCATCTCGATGCCCGATGTCGACATCGACTTCGACGAGCGCCGGCGCGTCGAGGTGATCCGGTACGTGACGGAGAAGTACGGCGCCGACAAGGTCGCCATGATCGGCACCTACGGCACCATCAAGGCCAAGAACGCGATCAAGGACTCCGCGCGCGTGCTGGGCTACCCGTACGCGATGGGCGACCGCATCACCAAGGCCATGCCCGCCGACGTCCTCGGCAAGGGCATCCCGCTGTCCGGTATCACCGACCCGAGCCACCCCCGCTACTCGGAGGCGGGCGAGGTGCGCGGGATGTACGAGAACGAGCCGGACGTGAAGAAGGTCATCGACACCGCCAGGGGCGTCGAGGGCCTGGTGCGGCAGATGGGTGTGCACGCGGCCGGCGTGATCATGTCCAGCGAGACCATCACCGAGCACGTGCCCGTCTGGGTCAGGCACACCGACGGCGTGACCATCACCCAGTGGGACTACCCGAGCTGTGAGTCGCTCGGCCTGCTGAAGATGGACTTCCTGGGCCTGCGCAACCTCACGATCATGGACGACGCCGTCAAGATGGTGAAGGCGAACAAAGGGATCGACATCGATCTCCTGAGCCTCCCGCTCGACGACCCCACGACCTTCGAGCTGCTCCAGCGCGGCGACACCCTCGGCGTCTTCCAGTTCGACGGCGGGCCCATGCGCTCGCTGCTGCGGCTGATGAAGCCCGACAACTTCGAAGACATCTCCGCCGTGTCGGCCCTGTACCGGCCGGGCCCGATGGGCATGAACTCCCACACGAACTACGCGCTGCGCAAGAACGGGCAGCAGGAGATCACGCCGATCCACCCGGAGCTGGAGGCGCCGCTCAAGGAGGTCCTGGACGTCACCTACGGCCTGATCGTCTACCAGGAGCAGGTGCAGAAGGCCGCCCAGATCATCGCCGGCTACTCGCTCGGCGAGGCCGACATCCTCCGCCGCGTGATGGGCAAGAAGAAGCCGGAGGAGCTGGAGAAGAACTTCGTCATCTTCCAGTCGGGCGCCCGCAAGAACGGCTACAGCGACGAGGCGATCCAGGCGCTGTGGGACGTGCTGGTCCCGTTCGCCGGCTACGCCTTCAACAAGGCCCACTCGGCCGCGTACGGCCTGGTCTCGTACTGGACCGCGTACCTGAAGGCGAACCACCCCGCCGAGTACATGGCCGCGCTCCTCACCTCGGTGAAGGACGACAAGGACAAGTCGGCCGTCTATCTGAACGAGTGCCGTCGCATGGGCATCCGGGTGCTGCCGCCGAACGTCAACGAGTCCGAGTCGAACTTCGCCGCGCAGGGCGACGACGTGATCCTCTTCGGCCTCTCCGCCGTGCGCAACGTCGGTTCGAACGTCGTCGAGTCGATCATCCGCTGCCGCAAGGCCAAGGGGAAGTACGCGTCCTTCCCGGACTACCTGGACAAGGTCGAGGCGGTCGTCTGCAACAAGCGGACGACGGAATCGCTCATCAAGGCCGGCGCCTTCGACTCCCTCGGCCACACCCGCAAGGGCCTGATGGCGCAGTACGAACCGATGATCGACAACGTGGTCGCGGTCAAGCGCAAGGAGGCCGAGGGGCAGTTCGACCTGTTCGGCGGCATGGAGGAGGAGAGCAGCGAGCCCGGCTTCGGTCTCGACGTCACCTTCACCGACGAGGAGTGGGACAAGACCTATCTGCTCGCCCAGGAGCGGGAGATGCTCGGTCTGTACGTCTCCGACCACCCGCTCTTCGGCCTCGAGCACGTGCTGTCCGACAAGGCCGACGCGGGCATCGCCCAGCTCACCGGCGGCGAGCACGCGGACGGCGCGGTCGTCACCATCGGCGGCATCATCTCCGGCCTGCAACGCAAGATGACCAAGCAGGGCAACGCGTGGGCGATCGCCACGGTCGAGGACCTCGCCGGCTCCATCGAGTGCATGTTCTTCCCGGCGACCTACCAGTTGGTGTCCACCCAACTCGTCGAGGACGCCGTGGTGTTCGTCAAGGGCCGCCTCGACAAGCGGGAGGACGTGCCCCGGCTGGTCGCGATGGAACTGATGGTTCCGGACCTGTCCAACGCGGGCACCAACGCCCCCGTGGTGCTCACCATCCCGGCCGTGAAGGTCACCCCGCCGATGGTCAGCCGCCTCGGCGAGATCCTCAGCCAGCACAAGGGCGACAGTGAGGTGCGGATCAAGCTCCAGGGGCCGCGCAAGACGACGGTCCTGCGCCTGGACCGCCACCGCGTCAAGCCGGACCCCGCCCTCTACGGCGACCTGAAGGTCCTTCTCGGCCCTTCCTGCCTGGCGGGCTGA